The following are from one region of the Apostichopus japonicus isolate 1M-3 chromosome 17, ASM3797524v1, whole genome shotgun sequence genome:
- the LOC139984138 gene encoding phosducin-like protein 3: MQDPNEDTQWNDILRAKGIIPPKEAEVTEDQIVDLLEQSVQQKANGGQKAMEDMDLDELDLLEDEEDERVLEEYRQKRIAEMKRLQAKEIFGSVKEISAQDYIPEVNKAGDGIYVILHLYKQGIPLCTLINQYLSQIASKFPATKFLKSISTVCIPNYPDKNLPTVFVYFEGELKTQWVGPLSFGGMNLTMDDLEWKLSEAGAVKTTLESKPEPQMRKTVSVFSGRSGGQDSDDSDDDY; encoded by the exons GACCCTAACGAAGACACACAGTGGAATGATATCCTACGAGCGAAAGGAATCATCCCTCCCAAGGAAGCAGAAGTGACAGAGGACCAAATTGTGGATCTGTTAGAACAGTCTGTGCAGCAAAAAGCAAATGGCG GTCAGAAGGCAATGGAAGACATGGACTTAGATGAGCTGGATTTGCTGGAGGACGAGGAGGATGAGCGAGTCCTGGAGGAATATAG gcAAAAGCGGATTGCAGAAATGAAAAGATTACAAGCCAAGGAGATTTTTGGATCGGTGAAGGAAATATCGGCCCAAGACTACATCCCAGAGGTGAACAAAGCTGGCGATGGGATCTATGTCATACTTCATCTGTACAAACAAGg AATTCCGCTCTGTACTCTTATCAACCAGTATCTATCGCAAATTGCTTCCAAGTTTCCCGCCACAAAGTTCTTGAAGAGTATCTCGACAGTCTGTATCCCAAATTATCCGGACAAAAACTTGCCAACTGTCTTCGTCTACTTTGAGGGAGAGCTGAAAACCCAGTGGGTCGGTCCACTATCGTTTGGGGGAATGAACCTCACCATGGACG ATTTAGAGTGGAAACTATCTGAAGCAGGTGCCGTCAAGACCACGTTAGAGAGTAAACCGGAACCACAGATGAGGAAAACAGTCTCCGTCTTCTCTGGAAGAAGCGGAGGGCAGGACAGCGACGATTCCGACGATGACTACTGA